One region of Acropora muricata isolate sample 2 chromosome 13, ASM3666990v1, whole genome shotgun sequence genomic DNA includes:
- the LOC136895281 gene encoding uncharacterized protein: MREDVGYLEAKNLLKKRYGQSYTIANAFVEKLAKGPAIEAEDGNALRRFSTLLSSCRNTLKEIGYLNRVENPDTLKAIVGRLPYGLRQRWRDVANDITENQEREITVEDLYRFGAAKARAANHAVFGDISVQQQPTTPGNARARSRHTPRNTSSLATNTYSEASSEPPNTHQNQNRRGCPMCDCNHWLSQCIDFKRKSVKERIAFVRLKGLCDNFLVYGDTASACPKPRFCRVTGRNGNHSSFLHPRSVEQAPSPSSANQLSTDSPLHTFKGRKGSLKRTIQVPLPPLVWQLFP, encoded by the coding sequence ATGAGAGAAGACGTCGGCTACCTCGAAGCAAAGAATTTGTTGAAGAAGAGGTACGGTCAGAGCTATACAATAGCGAATGCATTCGTTGAGAAACTCGCAAAGGGTCCTGCGATAGAGGCAGAGGACGGTAACGCCCTAAGAAGGTTCTCTACTCTTCTCTCCAGCTGCAGAAACACTCTGAAGGAGATAGGATATCTGAACAGAGTAGAAAATCCCGATACCCTTAAAGCTATAGTAGGTAGACTACCATATGGTCTCCGACAGAGATGGCGAGATGTGGCCAATGACATCACTGAGAACCAGGAAAGAGAGATTACAGTTGAAGATCTTTATCGTTTCGGTGCCGCAAAGGCCAGAGCCGCGAACCACGCTGTCTTTGGTGACATATCCGTTCAGCAACAACCAACCACGCCAGGAAATGCGAGAGCAAGATCGAGGCACACACCACGGAACACGTCTTCTCTTGCTACGAACACTTATTCTGAGGCGTCGAGCGAACCCCCTAACACTCATCAAAACCAAAATAGACGCGGATGCCCGATGTGTGACTGTAATCATTGGCTCTCGCAGTGTATCGACTTCAAGAGGAAATCCGTCAAAGAAAGGATAGCATTTGTGCGTTTGAAAGGACTGTGTGATAACTTCCTCGTGTATGGTGACACAGCTAGCGCCTGCCCCAAACCGAGATTCTGTCGCGTTACAGGCCGTAATGGTAATCACTCCAGTTTTCTGCATCCCAGGAGCGTTGAGCAAGCCCCAAGTCCTAGTTCTGCTAACCAGCTGTCCACAGATAGTCCGCTTCATACGTTTAAGGGAAGAAAAGGCTCGCTCAAAAGGACAATTCAAGTCCCTCTACCACCACTGGTCTGGCAGTTGTTCCCGTGA
- the LOC136895282 gene encoding uncharacterized protein translates to MIQDELEIPVDDSIFWTDSTCVIRYIKNEEKRFTTFVAKRVAAIREQSLPKQWHYVETALNPADDASRGMAVNAIINKNRWIRGPDFLWHDEMSWPKRPAVMDRTAEERCSLEEKKAVVAGLVTPIDGGSNNLFDRFSSWFQLKKCVTWVLRYKSRLHCAANKRKRGETMVFTPAGKIESLDLWEIEDAERAIIRATQSAGFQDELTSLSSLQKVVKKSSGIFKLDPILVHGIIRVGGRLRNPEIEPDAKHPVLLPKDQHVSHLIIRHYHHVSGHSGIEHTLSLIRQKYWITQARASVRRLLSSCFDCRKRQAPLGQQKMASLPPDRVNLPEPPFSYVGVDCFGPLEVYRGRSLVKRYGVLFTCLSIRAIHIEVVHSLDTDSFINALRRFIARRGQPLQMRSDNGGNFVKGERELRKAVDEWNQTKIRSFLLSNNINWIFNPQAASHHGGVWERCIRTTRKVMKAFLKEQPPNDEGLLTLLAEVESIINGRPITKVSDDPKDSDAHTPNHLLLLRSGTSLPPGL, encoded by the coding sequence ATGATTCAAGATGAGCTAGAGATACCGGTCGACGATTCAATTTTCTGGACGGACAGTACGTGCGTCATACGCTACATCAAGAATGAAGAAAAGAGGTTCACAACGTTCGTAGCAAAGAGAGTTGCCGCTATAAGAGAGCAATCGCTGCCGAAACAGTGGCACTACGTCGAAACGGCTCTCAATCCTGCCGATGATGCCTCAAGAGGGATGGCAGTGAACGCTATTATCAACAAAAATCGCTGGATAAGAGGCCCAGATTTCCTTTGGCACGATGAAATGAGCTGGCCTAAGCGTCCCGCTGTCATGGACCGAACAGCAGAAGAACGTTGTTCACTTGAAGAAAAGAAGGCTGTTGTCGCTGGCCTGGTCACACCAATTGACGGGGGGAGTAACAATCTGTTTGATCGTTTTTCCTCCTGGTTTCAGTTAAAGAAATGCGTCACTTGGGTGTTGAGGTACAAGAGTCGTCTTCATTGTGCTGCCAACAAACGTAAAAGAGGAGAAACAATGGTTTTCACTCCAGCTGGGAAAATTGAATCTCTTGACCTTTGGGAAATTGAAGACGCCGAGAGAGCTATTATAAGGGCCACCCAATCTGCCGGTTTCCAGGACGAATTAACATCGTTATCCAGTTTGCAAAAGGTTGTGAAGAAATCAAGTGGAATTTTCAAGTTGGACCCAATTCTTGTGCATGGAATTATTCGGGTCGGAGGTCGCCTACGTAACCCTGAAATTGAGCCAGATGCCAAACATCCCGTTTTGCTTCCTAAAGATCAGCACGTGTCCCATCTGATCATCCGCCATTATCATCACGTTAGTGGCCATTCAGGTATTGAGCACACACTGTCTCTTATAAGACAGAAATATTGGATAACACAAGCCAGAGCTTCCGTCCGCCGCTTGCTGAGTTCCTGTTTTGATTGCCGAAAGAGACAAGCACCGCTTGGTCAGCAGAAAATGGCAAGTCTACCGCCAGACAGAGTGAACCTTCCAGAACCACCATTTAGCTACGTCGGAGTTGATTGTTTCGGTCCGCTGGAAGTTTATCGCGGGAGAAGCCTGGTAAAGCGATACGGTGTCCTCTTTACATGTCTGTCTATCCGTGCTATACACATTGAGGTTGTGCATAGCTTAGATACGGACTCTTTCATCAACGCGCTCAGGCGATTTATCGCTCGAAGAGGTCAACCTCTACAAATGAGATCAGACAATGGTGGAAATTTTGTTAAAGGAGAGAGAGAGCTACGCAAAGCAGTCGACGAATGGAACCAAACAAAGATCCGCAGCTTCCTACTGAGTAACAACATCAACTGGATCTTCAACCCCCAAGCAGCATCCCACCACGGTGGGGTTTGGGAACGCTGTATCCGTACCACTAGGAAGGTGATGAAGGCCTTCCTGAAAGAACAACCCCCGAACGACGAGGGGCTGCTTACTCTGCTCGCTGAGGTAGAGTCGATCATTAATGGACGACCAATCACCAAGGTgtccgatgatccaaaggacaGTGATGCCCACACACCAAATCACCTGCTGCTGCTCCGGTCAGGAACTAGTCTACCTCCAGGGCTGTAA